The following is a genomic window from Kogia breviceps isolate mKogBre1 chromosome 4, mKogBre1 haplotype 1, whole genome shotgun sequence.
taaaaattatttttaattgtgaacTATAAATATCAATGCAATCATATATCAGTGGGATGGCTTTGATTTTTCCTCCTAAGTCTGTTaagaccagtgtttctcaaccctgACTACTTATTAGAATTAACCAGGGGTCTGTGGGGGAAGGTTTAAACCATCCTGATGTCCAGGTTGTACCCTTGAGCATGATCTATGGAGAAGAGACCCAGGCTTCAAAGTTTTTCTAAAACTCCCTAGCTGATTCTAATATGCTTACAACTGCTTTGATAGATTAttgaatttttatgtatattgaacTGAAaggttggctttttaaaaaaacttctttttCAATTAGAAAAGCAGAATTTGCTTCTCAGCCGCTTGAAATTTGGCTCCTATCACAGGAATAAGTATCTTCCCATGGAGCAAGGATGTTCAATTTGGCAGACCTCAAGTACAGCGAGAGCCACAAAGGACTGTATTTATCTTTCCCCTGGGCTCACAGCAGTCATTACAcgcaaatatgtttatttatcaGAATAATAAATGAGTGGTTCTGCAGTTCTGTTTCAGATTCACATGCAAGATTCTCAGTATCTTCAAAGAAGGGCCTTTCAAAGACTAAAACCTCAAACTCCcttgctttttatctttttctgctctctacatatatatgttttggcaGGCAGGATTTTCATTGACTAAAATCAAAgggagaaacattaaaaaaaatttaaaacaacaacagaagaATCCCAGATATTTCAAGCAGGATGAAGAGCTGGCAATCGGGCTCCTtccttagaaagaaaaatatgggaATACGGTATTCTTAGAATTCTATCCCCATCCAAGAATCTTACATTTGTTGATCAAACCAATAGTTTCATTGTTAGAAAATGAAGAATCTAAGCTTTCTCTCCACCTTGGGAATACTCTCCTGAATAAACGGACCTCAGGCTGTAATCAGATACCAACGGAATGAAAGAGCCATCTTTTAATAGCTGAGGCATGTGAAACTGGACAACCCCAGTGAACAGAGATAAACTGAGAAGGAAAATTGTTTGATTTCAGAAAAGACATGGAGTTACCCTCTGGGCTGACCCAAGTTGTCTCAGATGATGAGTGGCTATGGAGGTGACAAAACTTTATTGGCCTGaaagaaatatagagaaaataaataagcttcgTTTGctcttagtgaaaaaaaaaaaatgtgtgtgcagTGAATTTCCTCCTTAAGATTGGAGTGAGTAGCCTGCTGTCAGTTTTCTAAATATATCACCTATAGAGAAGAAAGACTTCAGAGCCGTCTTAAGCTCTGCCCCTAAATAATCCTAAATGAAGGGCCCAAGAAATCATACCACCCAATAACGCTTTAATGTAacgcttgaattttttttttttaaactatcctTGCATATCTGACCATCCTGGACAGGGTCGCTTCTACTCAAGAATAGTCTTAGTATTAAGTCTTGTCGCTTGGGAGGGAACCAAGGCCATCACATCTGAACAgtgaactttgttttatttaagcACTATGAAAACCCATAGGACCCTTCAATATTAGTACCAAGCAGGTATGTATATAACTTAGCCTTAATAATACAAGAGATTTGCTGGTAAAGTGAAGGTGATATCTTTCATCTGTGTGAGAACTTAAACACTAAAAGAAGATGATTTAATTTCATGTTATCCTTGGACTTTCTTCTCCAAGGTGGTTCAGGTGGTTCATACTTATTCCAAATAAGTATGGGCaacattttaaagaagatttttCTGTTTGAATGTCAGTGACCCAAATTGTTTTAGGTGTGCTCGCATTCAAGTCATTGCATCAGCAAGAGACTCTTGCACCCAAGAAACCATTTTTAAATACCAGAAATATCCAGAAAGTGTTTTCCACGTTGAAAATTCAGGAAGGAAtggaaatattgaaaaatattttccttgttaTTGGATTGTAAAGTGCTAGAGAGAAGGACTTtagtaagaaaattaaaacctttctttttaattcagtACTGCTAATTAAGGTCATACAGTATCTCAAGTATGTAAATCTAATCAATAACACCACAGATTCCTGGGATTGCTGACCTGGTGAACAAAATAAATTGTACTTTGACTCATATAAAAAGCCAGTAGACTTGGGGATAGTACTATTGCTGATTTAACAACAACACAGGTATactcctttttgttgttgttaacctTACAAAATATAGGAAATGGGAATTCAATTCTGTTTACAATTTGAACTCAAATGTATCAGAACAAGGATGGGTTAAAtgtcttttcttgaaataatgtGTTTATAGAGTTTGACACAAAGAAAAATAGCTAAGATTCTATAACTCAGAAGAATCAAGAGATACTGCAGTAACACAAAATTGACTTTTAATGTTTGTTTACCAGTTCATTGTAtcttacagaaaatgaaaacattttttttttttttgtaatacagATTGGTTCTTCTCAGATTTGTATTCGGTAGGTATTAAATGCCTTGAAATACTGACTTCCTTTTAATCAGGTGGCTTAAtgacttttgtatttttcatttctcttgttgtACATCATTGCTGTGCTGGCAGTAGTGAGCTATGGTACAGTTAACTTCTCAACACAACTGTGTCAGTTATCCATCGATCATGATGCATTCTATGCTGAGAATGGATGGGTAATTCCCTTTTCATCCTTCACTCTTTAGTGGTCAGCTACTCCTTGAGACCACCATATTCTTCGGAGCATTGAAATCAAGGAACCCAGTATGGCTGCCAGCAACCAAATTGGAATCTCCTTTGAGACTACTTCTAATTGCCAAAATAATACGTGACTATATTATTGCATACAATAAAACTTTAACAGGTACCGGCCCCCTTTCTATGAAAGTTTAAATTTACAAATACCATATTTGACTAGAAATTACTGTGATAAAATATGGCAGCAGTCATTAAAAGATGGCTTCCAGTGTTAACATGACTAACTTGTTTTTATTCTTATACTGTCTTTTATAtgaatcatttctttttgtttaggtTTTCCAATGTAGGTGAGTCAGTGAAATGTGCAGATATACTTTGTTCCGTAAATGGGCCAAGTGTTAATTATGGACAAAATGATCAAAAGATTTCCTAACCCAGACTCCCAGCTCATCCCTCTGATACTCTTGGTACCCCAGTCTGAGGAGCAATTTTCTGAATTAACCAGTGTTGTACCGACTTTCTGTTAGGAATTGTGTTAGGATAACCTTTCTTTTTCAGGCATTCTCAGTGAGATATCTTGAGGAATGAAGTAGGAAAATAGACATTTGGTGGAAAATGGCAAAataagaacattaaaaagaaactctTATTCAAGGAGGAGTCCAAAAAGGTATGGGAACTCTGATCCTTTGAGGGAAGtcagaagaagataaaaattctGCCCAGCAGTATTCATTCTtttaagacatatatatatatatatatatatatatttttacaagcATGGAAAAATGGTGTGCAGTCAGTATAGATTTTAATCAGCTAACAGTCACTCCAGAGATATGGATCAGCACCAATTCCTGTACTAGTAAGTATTCAAAAGTTAAGAAATGCTACTATGCTTAATATTATAAAGGTAGAGTTCTGCAGCAATAACTGAAAATTATATATCTGCTTCAATAGAAATTTGTTTCCACTTGCAATTCCAATAAGATTCTTGTAACGTGGGTAATAATCACTCAAGTATGGGTTTCCTCCAATGAGCTGACCCCCATATTTGAGGTACTAGAGTCACTATTTTGGAGATGGTCCCTCTTTGAATAATATATTCATCTTATCCTAGACCATTCaggtatttttaatttagaaGTCTGAGTTCTATTTGTATTAGCAGTGTTTGAGTTAAACCTCACAATCTCTTtggatttatattttttgtaCAATTTGCATATCCAACCTAATGTAAAAATGTGCATGCATACATTCTCATCGTTTAATATGAAAGCATCTGAAAATTTCCAGATATGCTTTTGGTGGAAGAAATGATCTACttttatttacaatattctgCCTAGATAATGTATGCATATAGTTATGATTTCATGGAATTCCAATTGTTCTATACCTTCCACACACATAATTCTACATTTGTAGAGTAAATTTATTAGAATTATTACAGAGCTTTGAATGCAACCACAATCAATTCAGGAAACAGATTTATTTACTCATGTTCATGGGAGGAAAATCTACATAAAAACATTCATGAAAGCATACGAGCTATGTCATACTTGGATTATTATACTAAATCCCATTTATTAGAACTCATTGTGAAACAATGGGAAACcatgaaatgtaatttaaatacaaatattggTCCCTGTGGGGTCTCAACAGTcataaaaatataggaaaacCGAGCTTTATTTAAGATTGGAGCTGCTAACagggaaaaattgttttcctgaaGCTGTTCTTACCCTTTTGTTTAAAGCCCTGAAGATTTTAGTGTAAACTCTTTGATGACAGCTTCAGCATTTCATTTAAGCCTAATGATGATCAGCAAGAAAAGTGACATCACTGACCACATTTTCTATATGGAGAAAGGTTTAAAACTACGTTGTtgacttttttccccaaacaCAGGCACCATTTGGGCTTTCTAGTATATATACAAATAGgaataataagaatttttaaagttggGTTCTTATTTCTTGGTTAGACAAGTatagtaattcattccttttatgatttaaatttttgtcatgtcatgtaaataaagaaatattaaatattttaaagttatttttataggaCAATAACATTTCATAGGCTAACATAAAATCAAGCTgctaaattttacaatttttctgtCCAGCAGTTTATCTATATAACTGCCCTGAGTAGATGCTAAATGCTGCTTAGCAAACGGCCCTTAGAATTTAAATATAACTCAGTAAAGCTACTCAAAAGGTAAAACAATTCTCAGGCATGTGTAATTTTAATTAGAAGAAGGTAGGAGTCTCATTGGTTAAATATTACCTGCTTATTTTAGTTtcatacttcatataaatgggattattAAGGGGTTTTAACTGTGCTTGTTATACATTGGAgtccatatgattttttttttttttttggtcaaaaagTCAggattttaaagagtaaaataatTCTGTCTATTGGagctttgaaatattttagaaaagtatAGATTGTTCCCTTGTGAAACTAAGTTTTGTGCAGCCTCTCAGAATCTCAGTTTATGTAAAGAAGCCTGTATTTCAAATCTGTTGCTCTAATCTGTTTATCGTAGTGCATTTCAAAATTGTACAAATGTGTAAAATTTGTGCTTGTGGCAGCTGCTACTCTGAGTAGCTTTACTTTCCTTAATTTAATCCTAGCAATCCTTAAGCTATTGCATGCCCCGATCATGAAAGGATACTTCGTTGGGATGATGTAGCCGAAACGGTTTGGCTCTAAAGCCTCCTTATGTAGTGCTTcccttaaaattatattaatttataatatatattgaatgatagctttacaaaaacaaattaatgaatTGGTCTTTATGAAAATGACTTTACAGTAAGTAAAAAAGGGTTATCACAGTTTTGGTAACTTGCATGAgttcatactgaaaaaaaaaaaacctttcacatGTTCTTAATGACTTTAAAACAGACGTGCTCTAGGAGCACGCTCAGTTGTATGCTCTGAAGCAGTAGACACCATACAGCTTATGCTTTTTATCTGGGAAACCCACGAAGCGCACCGCAGCCTCAGTAGGACTGCAGCGCCTTCTTGGCCTAGAGATGGGGTAGCGGACACTGCCGTCCGCCAACCAGCCTGCATCGCAACGGTCATATCCCAGAAGTTTCCAGGCAGCGAATATCTGGCCCACTTTAGCAATCTGAGCACCGTCATTGAGACAAGCCTGCACCGCTTCGTCGTAGGTCAGCTTGGTGGGGTGGATCAGGTAGTAAAATCGGCCTgcggagaaaaggagagagggtcAGTGGGCCTGTCTGTGGCTCAGCCCCACAGAGGTGGAAGGAGCTCtaaatggaagtgtttctcaATGAAGGGGGATATAGAGCAGTGTCTGTAAAGGCTCTGAAACAGGATTGTCAGTTAAATGTAGTGCCCCTAGGTTGCTCTCCATTAAATTAGTTTTTTCCTTGCCCCTTAATGTGTGTTCAGACATGCCCTTTTAgagctgtaaaaaagaaaagggaaatgacaGATAGGTCTCTTTTAGCTAATTAGTGGCAAAAAGGGCCCTTCTGTGGCACTAGAGAAGACAGAATTCCATGTTAAAAGCAAGAGCTATTTAAATTCTAGCTGTAGCAAGACTGAAGCCCAGCACAAGTTTCTAGAGAGGCAAAATTTGAATGTGAAAGGATCAAAAAACATTCCTGACAGAaaagtccatttaaaaataatcaaaagccCTCAAGTCCTTTTCATTACAGGTATCAATAAGACATTATTCTTATTCAAAGACTACAGTATGAAAATGCAAAACATACAGGAAGTCACTTGCCATAAATAATATGGACTCAGAATGTGAACGCAGTCTGTTCACTCACTAGCGAAGAGGATGAAGTTAGTTAATTTTTTCAGTTTCCCTCTGTGGGAACTCTGACACCTAAACATTTCTTGATTTTACAAGAAAGAGCAAGTTAGTCTCAACCACTAATTCAACTGTGTTAATTACTGAGATTCCTTCAATTTGTATCAAATAtgcatgaaatatataaaatatgacatcaactGACAAAAGAGATACCCATCAGCGCAAGATTTTCTCAGACTTCTAGTTTCAGGCAGAATAGAATCAGACTGTCTAACCTGATTACACATTGTAATGTGATACCCTCCTGCTTCTCTTTAAATACAGATTATTGAAGTCTAAATTAATGTTTGCCAGTTCTTTCTAGACTAAGAGGATATGATTTGGAGAAAGGGCAGCTGTCACGGGAACATTAATAAGAGGGTTAGTTCTATCATCTGTAGCTGAGGCCGGCAAACTACAGCGCACGGGTCCAGTGaggttttattagaacacagccatacCCATCTGTTTAATATTGTTCATGGCGGCTTTTGTGTTATAACATACAAAGCTACAtggagtagttgcaacagagaccatatggcccacaaagccaaaACTATTTActgtctgaccctttacagaaagtttgttGATCCCCGATCCCTTGCTGTTTTCACCAAAGCATGTCACCAGGcatctgaaatataaaataatggggCCAGGGCCAGCCTCGTGGGTTTGCGACCTGTACAGTTACACTGGGCCGCACGCGTGATTTAATGCTTTACTGTGtcatcttaaaattcttaataattgtttAACAAGgagcccacattttcattttgcactgggccctacATGTTACGTCACTGGTTCTGGAAGGAGCAAGATAGGGTTGGGAGCTGTGTCGCGTTCAATGAGTCAGTCATCAGCACTGATACAACCTGTATCTCTCCCTTCTGCTTTCACCTCCAGTGTTATTTCTACTTAATTTTCTTGCAAAGGTCTCTTTATGCTGAGCCCTCTCTTTATCAGAGAGATAATGCTCTCTCTTTATCCTAAGCTTTGCTGATCATCTATGAATAAATTGACATTGTAATTTAGAGAAGAAGACCATGACACAGATGCCATCCTTACTTCAGCAGAGCGGTCTCTATCCCATGGAGGGCACACAGTGGCAGCATCATCTTTGCTAGTAAGAAGAAGACTCCATACAACATGACAGTTAAACTATTTCATAATAACAGTTGGTTGCAATAAAACCAAAGAATCATGGAAATATGTACTTTTGCTTGATGtctgtggattttaaaaaattatgacattTAAGAATTTCTTATATCTGGAGCAACACTTcaaagctgtttttctttttttttaagtagataaGATTAAAAGTTTAATGTCACATCATAGTATGTATTGGTCTCTGGGATAGGAAACAAGGCAGTATGGTTAATATTCTTACCATTGAAGTTGGATGTAAAACAGAAGACATCGTATCTGCTTTTATCTTTGTCCCAAAACCCGTAGTTCCTGACTCCAGGCCCTGTGTTCTGGCCTCCGCAGGGTTCTCTGGGTTTTGTGATGGGATACTGTACAGACCCATCACTGAGCCAGCCAGCATTGCACCAGTCCAGCCCACCCCTCCAGGCATCGTACAGCTGGTCAAAGGAGGCGATCGCAGCATCCTGGTCCAGACAAGCCTGCTGTGCCTCGTGAAAATTGAGATTGTAGCGCCCCAGTCgtggaaaataaggaaataccACACCTGTCCAAAGGAGAAGGCAAGGAATCGTTAGTGGCACAGATAG
Proteins encoded in this region:
- the HAPLN1 gene encoding hyaluronan and proteoglycan link protein 1; amino-acid sequence: MKSLLLLVLISICWADHHSDNYTVDHDRVIHIQAENGPRLLVEAEQAKVFSHRGGNITLPCKFYRDPTALGSGTHKIRIKWTKLTSDYLKEVDVFVSMGYHKKTYGGYQGRVFLKGGSENDASLVITDLTLEDYGRYKCEVIEGLEDDTAVVALDLQGVVFPYFPRLGRYNLNFHEAQQACLDQDAAIASFDQLYDAWRGGLDWCNAGWLSDGSVQYPITKPREPCGGQNTGPGVRNYGFWDKDKSRYDVFCFTSNFNGRFYYLIHPTKLTYDEAVQACLNDGAQIAKVGQIFAAWKLLGYDRCDAGWLADGSVRYPISRPRRRCSPTEAAVRFVGFPDKKHKLYGVYCFRAYN